Proteins from a genomic interval of Candidatus Didemnitutus sp.:
- a CDS encoding sigma-54-dependent Fis family transcriptional regulator yields the protein MSFEKVLIVEDEPVVRNLQTEIFTRRKFIVATAETLAQAESLLTKESFDLVMLDIRLPDGDGQQFLERLATLPERPLVVMVTGYGSIESAVSCMRAGAFDYVLKPFTPSQIDIIIKKGQSYRQLLQVNKLLSDQQGEDEGAIVGKSPTMLRLRQLIERVAPTDATVLITGENGTGKEMVARELYRRSPRRQNPFIKVNCAAISENLIESEFFGHERGAFTGATDRREGRFELANQGTLLLDEVSEIPANLQAKLLRVLQEREFERVGGNRTIKVNVRILATSNRDLIGYVEKGAFRQDLYYRLNVFPVHVPPLRERAEDILPLADHFLARYARKFGIKVAGFSESARGAMLGYRWPGNVRELQNTIERAVILTEEGRSVSAAALGLPLVGSVTSSGEALLNSSVPFDFEQRSAAGANGAEPSSAVSTTDANGKVLTIAELEKQAIKAALQQTGGNRTKAAELLGISIRTLRNKLQEYRDAGDPIEVGAEAAE from the coding sequence ATGTCGTTCGAGAAAGTCCTCATCGTCGAAGACGAGCCCGTCGTCCGAAATCTCCAAACCGAGATCTTCACGCGCCGTAAATTCATCGTCGCGACGGCCGAGACGCTCGCGCAGGCCGAGTCGTTGCTGACCAAGGAGTCCTTCGACCTCGTCATGCTCGACATCCGCCTGCCCGACGGCGACGGCCAGCAGTTCCTCGAGCGCCTCGCGACGCTGCCGGAACGACCGCTCGTCGTGATGGTTACGGGTTACGGCTCGATCGAGTCCGCCGTGTCGTGCATGCGCGCCGGCGCGTTCGACTACGTGCTGAAGCCCTTCACGCCCTCGCAGATCGATATCATCATCAAGAAGGGCCAGTCCTACCGCCAGTTGCTCCAGGTCAACAAGCTCCTCAGCGACCAGCAGGGCGAGGACGAGGGCGCCATCGTCGGCAAGAGCCCCACGATGCTCCGCCTCCGTCAGCTCATCGAGCGCGTCGCGCCCACCGACGCCACGGTGCTCATCACCGGCGAGAACGGCACCGGCAAGGAAATGGTCGCGCGCGAACTCTACCGCCGCAGCCCGCGCCGCCAGAATCCCTTCATCAAGGTCAACTGCGCCGCGATTTCCGAAAATCTCATCGAGAGCGAATTCTTCGGGCACGAACGCGGCGCGTTCACCGGGGCGACCGACCGTCGCGAAGGCCGCTTCGAGTTGGCGAACCAAGGCACGTTGCTCCTCGACGAAGTCTCCGAAATCCCCGCCAACCTCCAGGCCAAGCTCCTGCGCGTGCTCCAGGAACGCGAATTCGAGCGCGTCGGCGGCAATCGCACCATCAAGGTCAACGTCCGCATCCTCGCCACTTCGAATCGCGACCTCATCGGCTACGTCGAGAAAGGCGCGTTCCGGCAGGACCTTTACTACCGCCTCAACGTTTTCCCGGTCCACGTGCCGCCGCTGCGCGAGCGTGCGGAAGACATCCTGCCGCTGGCCGATCACTTCCTCGCCCGCTACGCCCGCAAGTTCGGCATCAAGGTCGCCGGCTTCTCGGAGTCCGCTCGCGGCGCCATGCTCGGCTACCGCTGGCCCGGCAACGTCCGCGAGCTGCAAAACACCATCGAGCGCGCCGTGATCCTCACCGAGGAAGGCCGCTCCGTCTCGGCCGCCGCGCTCGGCCTGCCGCTCGTCGGCAGCGTGACCTCTTCCGGCGAGGCCTTGCTGAATTCCAGCGTGCCCTTCGATTTCGAGCAGCGGTCCGCGGCCGGCGCCAACGGTGCCGAGCCATCTTCCGCCGTCTCCACGACCGACGCGAACGGCAAGGTGCTCACCATCGCCGAGCTCGAGAAACAGGCCATCAAGGCCGCTTTGCAGCAGACCGGCGGCAACCGCACCAAGGCCGCCGAACTGCTCGGGATCAGCATCCGCACTCTCCGCAACAAGCTCCAGGAATACCGCGACGCCGGCGACCCGATCGAGGTCGGCGCCGAAGCGGCGGAGTGA
- a CDS encoding response regulator: MRDSSSLSPVPADSPRRNAVLLLEDNEIIASMLTALLKSLSLRVIWCADGASAERIFAERHGEVLLVLADCRLPDVDGRDVCARFRTRIPELPVLVTSGSVSGRGVAPLERNRLVEYLPKPYAPSEVLTRVRRLMDAAGNAGPLNTGMV, translated from the coding sequence ATGCGTGATTCCTCGTCACTGTCTCCGGTGCCCGCCGATTCTCCGCGTCGCAATGCGGTCCTGCTGCTGGAAGACAACGAAATCATCGCCAGCATGCTGACCGCGTTGCTGAAGTCCCTGTCCTTGCGGGTCATCTGGTGTGCGGACGGCGCGAGCGCGGAGCGGATTTTTGCGGAACGCCACGGGGAAGTGCTCCTCGTGCTGGCCGATTGCCGCCTCCCCGATGTCGACGGCCGCGATGTGTGCGCGCGCTTCCGCACCCGGATACCCGAGCTTCCCGTTTTGGTCACCAGCGGCAGCGTGTCCGGCCGCGGCGTCGCTCCGCTCGAGCGCAACCGCCTCGTCGAATACCTGCCCAAGCCCTACGCGCCTTCCGAAGTGCTGACGCGCGTGCGGCGGCTGATGGATGCGGCCGGAAATGCCGGCCCGTTGAACACAGGAATGGTTTGA
- the fliD gene encoding flagellar filament capping protein FliD produces the protein MAGIKISNLLQNSAFDWQEIVTKLMDVQRTATIKPVEAEIAANTDKTTALNDLNTLMESLKSSVQAIRTDNVFSLRSVSSSTNTTWTSTSSNGAAVGSYTFDVTQLATQARLAGADNIGSSLAATNDVTGLTVANLRTATAVTAGTFTVNGKQVTVATTDSLDDVFNAISTATGGTVTASYDSSTDKVTLSGSSTVVLGAANDTSNFFSVFKLANNGASSVSSSGKLGTVKTTASLASAGLATTPSGSGTFSINGVSIAYDTATDTIKSLISRINKSTAGVTASYDSANDRMMLSNNSTGDIGIGVTDDSNGILAALGLTSGTGATLTRGTNALFTVNGGETLSSTSNTLTDSVHGISGLSVTVNTKDEQTLTIGSDVATMQSYITKFVDAFNAVQSKIDEDTKITITGTKVATSVLTGNREVEGWGTNLRDLVFSSISGLSGTIDQLDDLGIDFDGISNQLKIADSEKLATALTDKPDDVGAYFLTSGTGFVSKLYTNLTKLTSANRAQQSRLSDSNDKLNTQLERLQAQLASEEDRLTQSFIQMQNAQSNAQTQASALDNAFGNKSSSN, from the coding sequence ATGGCCGGCATCAAAATCTCGAACCTCCTGCAGAACTCCGCTTTCGACTGGCAGGAAATCGTCACGAAGCTGATGGACGTGCAGCGCACCGCGACGATCAAGCCGGTCGAGGCGGAGATCGCGGCGAACACGGACAAGACCACCGCCCTGAACGACCTCAACACGCTCATGGAGAGCCTGAAGTCGTCCGTGCAGGCCATCCGCACCGATAACGTCTTTTCGCTGCGCTCCGTCTCTTCGTCGACCAACACCACGTGGACCTCCACTTCCTCGAATGGCGCCGCCGTCGGCTCCTATACCTTCGACGTCACGCAACTCGCCACCCAGGCGCGCCTCGCCGGCGCCGATAACATCGGCTCCTCCCTCGCGGCGACCAACGACGTCACCGGCCTCACCGTGGCCAACCTCCGCACCGCGACCGCCGTCACCGCCGGCACCTTCACGGTCAACGGCAAACAAGTCACCGTCGCCACCACCGATTCCCTCGACGACGTTTTCAACGCCATCTCCACTGCCACCGGCGGCACCGTCACCGCGAGCTACGACTCATCCACCGACAAGGTCACGCTTTCCGGTTCGTCGACCGTCGTGTTGGGCGCGGCCAACGATACCAGCAACTTCTTCTCCGTTTTCAAACTGGCCAACAACGGCGCCTCCAGCGTCTCCAGCTCCGGCAAACTCGGCACGGTGAAAACCACCGCGTCCCTCGCCAGCGCCGGCTTGGCCACGACGCCGAGCGGGTCCGGCACCTTTTCGATCAACGGCGTCAGCATCGCCTACGACACCGCGACGGACACGATCAAGAGCCTCATCAGCCGAATCAACAAATCGACCGCCGGCGTCACCGCCAGCTACGATTCGGCGAACGACCGGATGATGCTCTCGAACAACTCCACCGGCGACATCGGCATCGGCGTGACCGACGACAGCAACGGCATCCTCGCCGCGCTCGGCCTCACCAGCGGCACCGGCGCGACGCTGACCCGCGGCACCAACGCGCTCTTCACCGTCAACGGCGGCGAAACCCTCTCCAGCACGAGCAACACCCTCACCGATAGCGTGCACGGCATCAGCGGCCTGTCGGTCACCGTCAACACGAAGGACGAACAGACGCTCACCATCGGCAGCGACGTGGCGACGATGCAGAGCTACATCACGAAATTCGTCGATGCCTTCAACGCCGTCCAATCCAAGATCGACGAAGACACCAAGATCACGATCACCGGCACGAAGGTCGCGACCTCCGTCCTCACCGGCAACCGCGAGGTGGAAGGGTGGGGCACGAACCTGCGCGATCTCGTCTTCTCCTCGATCAGCGGACTCTCCGGCACGATCGACCAGCTCGACGATCTCGGCATCGATTTCGACGGCATCAGCAACCAGCTCAAGATCGCCGACAGCGAGAAGCTCGCCACCGCGCTGACCGACAAGCCGGACGACGTCGGCGCCTACTTCCTCACCTCCGGCACCGGCTTCGTCTCCAAACTCTACACCAATCTTACGAAGCTCACGTCCGCCAACCGCGCGCAACAAAGCCGCCTGAGCGACTCGAACGACAAGCTCAACACCCAGCTGGAACGCCTGCAGGCCCAGCTCGCCTCCGAGGAAGACCGCCTCACCCAATCCTTCATCCAGATGCAGAACGCCCAGTCGAACGCCCAGACCCAGGCCAGCGCGCTCGACAACGCCTTCGGCAACAAGAGCAGCAGCAACTGA
- the fliS gene encoding flagellar export chaperone FliS, with product MVAQDYARTYRSNAVLTASPGQLVLMLYDGALRALHGARGGFELSSEDPRRFEVINTQLLKAQAIISELQGTLNLDAGDGKFAREMHRLYDYYLRRLMEANLRKQQEPIIEVERLLGDVRNAWAEMLAKHESSTTEHVRGVA from the coding sequence ATGGTTGCCCAAGACTACGCTCGGACCTACCGCTCCAACGCGGTCCTCACCGCCAGCCCCGGCCAGCTCGTGTTGATGCTCTACGATGGCGCGCTGCGCGCTCTCCACGGCGCCCGCGGCGGCTTCGAGCTCTCCAGCGAGGATCCCCGGCGCTTCGAAGTGATCAACACCCAGCTCCTCAAGGCGCAGGCGATCATCTCCGAGCTCCAAGGCACGCTCAATCTCGACGCCGGCGACGGCAAGTTCGCCCGTGAGATGCACCGCCTCTACGACTACTACCTGCGCCGCCTGATGGAGGCCAACCTCCGCAAGCAGCAGGAGCCGATCATCGAGGTCGAACGCCTGCTCGGCGATGTGCGCAACGCCTGGGCCGAGATGCTCGCCAAGCACGAGAGTTCGACCACCGAACACGTGCGCGGCGTCGCCTGA
- a CDS encoding chemotaxis protein CheX produces the protein MPATQEISESLVRENITRAIADVFKTMLGQSSALVTTATQGSDASWPPIPVDGANCAPQVVGTVGFIGDANGLIYLYLPVHFAKICTCQLLGMSEAEVDEAGDEVVNDAIGELTNMSVGSFKNGLCDAGYPCMLTIPSILRGSNFCVEPISSAQRYIYSFECGGHKVVTDILMKTGN, from the coding sequence ATGCCCGCCACCCAGGAAATCTCCGAGTCCCTCGTCCGCGAGAATATCACCCGCGCGATCGCCGATGTCTTCAAAACCATGCTGGGCCAGTCCTCGGCTCTGGTCACCACGGCCACCCAAGGCAGCGACGCCAGCTGGCCGCCGATCCCGGTCGACGGCGCGAACTGTGCGCCGCAAGTCGTCGGCACCGTCGGTTTCATCGGCGACGCCAACGGGCTCATCTATCTCTATCTTCCCGTCCATTTCGCGAAGATCTGCACCTGCCAGCTGCTCGGCATGAGCGAGGCCGAGGTCGACGAAGCCGGCGACGAAGTCGTCAACGACGCCATCGGCGAGCTCACCAACATGAGCGTCGGCTCCTTCAAGAACGGCCTCTGCGACGCCGGCTATCCCTGCATGCTCACGATCCCGTCGATCCTGCGCGGCAGCAATTTCTGCGTGGAGCCGATCAGCTCCGCCCAGCGCTACATCTACTCCTTCGAATGCGGCGGCCACAAGGTTGTGACCGACATTCTGATGAAGACCGGCAACTGA
- a CDS encoding flagellin — translation MSVVINSNFAATVASNNLAASNDMLQKSLNRLSSGSKIVNPADDAGGLAVSMKLSAAAKRSGAASTNIANSISFLQSQDGVLKVTGKVLERLGELHTLYQDPTKNSDDLANYDAEFTELQSELSSLSDEKFNNVSLFGTTSLSVPVSEDGGSTVSISGKDLSSTTSGIGELTDTGITSLGDITNLSTITDAIQNVATMRATNGAEQSRLSFAGEVLMVNKANLEAANSRIIDVDVASESTQLARYNILVQSGTAMLSQANQSAQIALKLLG, via the coding sequence ATGTCAGTTGTCATCAACAGCAACTTCGCCGCGACCGTCGCGTCGAACAACCTGGCCGCGTCGAACGATATGCTCCAAAAGAGCCTCAATCGTCTCTCGAGCGGCTCGAAGATCGTTAACCCCGCGGACGACGCCGGCGGCTTGGCCGTGTCGATGAAGTTGTCCGCCGCCGCCAAACGTTCCGGCGCGGCCTCGACCAACATCGCAAACTCGATTTCGTTCCTGCAGTCGCAGGACGGTGTACTCAAGGTGACCGGCAAGGTCCTCGAGCGCCTCGGCGAGCTCCACACGCTCTACCAGGATCCCACCAAGAATTCCGACGACCTCGCGAACTACGACGCCGAGTTCACCGAACTCCAGAGCGAGCTCTCCTCGCTCAGCGACGAGAAGTTCAACAACGTTTCTCTCTTCGGCACCACCTCGCTCAGCGTCCCGGTTTCCGAGGACGGCGGCTCCACCGTGTCCATCAGTGGCAAGGATCTCTCCAGCACCACCAGCGGCATCGGCGAACTGACCGATACGGGCATCACCAGCCTCGGCGACATCACGAACCTGTCGACCATCACCGACGCGATCCAGAACGTCGCGACGATGCGCGCCACCAACGGCGCCGAGCAGAGCCGCCTGTCGTTCGCCGGCGAGGTGCTCATGGTCAACAAGGCCAATCTCGAAGCCGCCAACAGCCGGATCATCGACGTCGATGTCGCCAGCGAGTCCACTCAACTCGCCCGCTACAACATCCTCGTGCAGTCCGGCACGGCCATGCTGTCGCAGGCGAACCAGAGCGCGCAGATCGCGCTCAAGCTCCTGGGTTGA
- a CDS encoding response regulator → MRNKVLTVDDSKTVRIIVRKAFKPYDCEILEAANGVEGLAVAAKEMPDLILLDVTMPVMDGVEMLTKLKADPQLKSIPVMMLTAEGGRDNVLKIAKIGVRDYIVKPFKEEVLVEKAGRIIELKPLSDGPAKARSIFDPATLLVVEDKPAIVQQIQEGLKHTPWKIHGVSTQGEAIDFCTKSPPDLIMISLSLPEDAAFTLFRLIRTNVKTKYTPVFGLVVKTETAPQQQAQTVGFTTVITKPIDLGELETKIAKAMNLDTSQRYFAIEGDCLMMKVSDNSSQSVIAEVATYMKPKMAEAVDAGHNKVIIDVHQLKSLHMGVIKLLVQAMQTCRDLGMQFAIVGNSVIATECKGFEDTRTWTFHESVDEAKSSLGKQPALAGA, encoded by the coding sequence ATGCGCAACAAAGTTCTCACCGTCGATGATTCCAAAACCGTCCGCATCATCGTGCGGAAAGCGTTCAAGCCGTATGACTGCGAAATCCTCGAGGCGGCCAACGGCGTCGAGGGCCTCGCGGTGGCGGCAAAGGAAATGCCCGACCTGATCCTCCTCGACGTCACGATGCCCGTCATGGACGGCGTCGAGATGCTCACCAAGCTCAAGGCCGACCCGCAGCTCAAGAGCATCCCCGTCATGATGCTCACCGCCGAAGGTGGCCGCGACAACGTCCTCAAGATCGCCAAAATCGGCGTGCGCGACTACATCGTGAAGCCGTTCAAGGAGGAAGTCCTCGTCGAGAAGGCCGGTCGCATCATCGAACTCAAGCCGCTCTCCGACGGCCCCGCGAAGGCCCGCTCCATTTTCGATCCGGCCACGCTCCTCGTCGTCGAGGACAAGCCCGCGATCGTCCAGCAGATCCAGGAAGGCCTGAAGCATACGCCCTGGAAGATCCACGGCGTCAGCACGCAGGGCGAGGCGATCGACTTCTGCACGAAGTCCCCGCCGGACCTGATCATGATCTCGCTCTCGTTGCCCGAGGACGCGGCGTTCACGCTTTTCCGCCTGATCCGCACGAACGTGAAGACGAAATACACGCCCGTGTTCGGCCTCGTCGTGAAAACCGAGACCGCGCCGCAACAGCAGGCGCAGACCGTCGGCTTCACCACCGTGATCACGAAGCCCATCGATCTCGGCGAACTCGAGACCAAGATCGCCAAGGCGATGAACCTCGACACCTCCCAGCGCTACTTTGCCATCGAGGGCGATTGCCTGATGATGAAGGTCTCGGACAACAGCTCCCAGTCCGTGATCGCCGAAGTCGCGACCTACATGAAGCCGAAGATGGCCGAGGCCGTCGATGCCGGTCACAACAAGGTCATCATCGACGTGCACCAGCTGAAGTCGCTCCACATGGGCGTGATCAAGCTGCTCGTGCAAGCCATGCAGACCTGCCGCGATCTCGGCATGCAGTTCGCGATCGTCGGCAACTCCGTCATCGCGACCGAGTGCAAGGGCTTCGAAGACACCCGCACCTGGACCTTCCACGAGAGCGTCGACGAGGCGAAGAGCAGCCTTGGCAAGCAGCCCGCGCTCGCCGGCGCCTGA